From Phragmites australis chromosome 5, lpPhrAust1.1, whole genome shotgun sequence, a single genomic window includes:
- the LOC133918733 gene encoding GDSL esterase/lipase At5g45910-like produces the protein MGGRGAMLAAAVVVLAAAAGGVEAAAEAAAKGRYHALFNFGDSLADAGNLIQNGTPDFLATARLPYGQTYFGRATGRCSDGRLVVDHLAQEFGLPLPPPSKAKNASFAHGANFAITGATALDTPYFEAKGLGAVIWNSGALMTQIQWFRDLKPFFCNSTQECKEFFAKALFVVGEFGGNDYNAPLFAGKGITEAYKFMPDVIQGISDGVEALIAEGAVELIVPGVMPTGCFPVYLNMLDEAADGYGSRSGCVRRFNTFSWVHNAHLKAALEKLRVKHPNVRIIYGDYYTPVIQFVLQPKKFGFYKQLPRACCGAPSTPEKAAYNFNVTAKCGEPGATACADPTTHWSWDGIHLTEAAYRHIAKGWIYGPFADQPIIQSS, from the exons ATGGGAGGAAGGGGCGCGATgctcgcggcggcggtggtggttcttgcggcggcggccggcggcgttgaggcggcggcggaggcggcggcgaaggggAGGTACCACGCGCTGTTCAACTTCGGGGACTCGCTGGCCGACGCCGGCAACCTCATCCAGAACGGCACCCCGGACTTCCTCGCCACCGCGCGCCTGCCCTACGGCCAGACCTACTTCGGCAGAGCCACCGGCCGCTGCTCCGACGGCCGCCTCGTCGTCGACCACCTCG CGCAAGAGTTCgggctgccgctgccgccgccgtccaAGGCCAAGAACGCTAGCTTCGCGCACGGGGCCAACTTCGCCATCACTGGCGCCACGGCGCTCGACACGCCCTACTTCGAGGCCAAGGGGCTCGGCGCCGTCATCTGGAACTCCGGCGCGCTCATGACCCAAATCCAGTGGTTCCGCGATCTCAAGCCCTTCTTCTGCAACTCCACCCAGG AATGCAAGGAGTTCTTTGCCAAGGCGCTGTTCGTGGTCGGTGAGTTCGGCGGCAACGACTACAATGCGCCCCTCTTTGCAGGGAAGGGCATCACGGAGGCCTACAAGTTCATGCCGGATGTCATCCAGGGCATATCCGACGGCGTCGAG GCATTGATTGCTGAAGGGGCAGTGGAGCTGATTGTGCCTGGGGTGATGCCCACCGGATGCTTCCCGGTGTACTTGAACATGCTTGATGAAGCGGCCGACGGGTATGGCTCCCGCAGCGGGTGTGTCCGTCGGTTCAACACATTCTCTTGGGTGCACAATGCACATCTCAAGGCTGCACTTGAGAAGCTCCGGGTTAAACACCCCAATGTGAGGATCATATATGGAGATTACTACACACCAGTCATCCAGTTTGTGCTCCAGCCTAAGAAGTTTG GATTTTACAAGCAACTACCTAGGGCATGTTGTGGGGCTCCGTCGACTCCTGAGAAAGCCGCTTACAACTTCAATGTGACGGCCAAATGTGGCGAGCCTGGTGCAACTGCATGTGCTGATCCAACGACCCACTGGAGCTGGGACGGCATTCACTTGACGGAGGCTGCTTACCGCCATATCGCCAAAGGCTGGATATATGGCCCCTTCGCGGACCAACCGATCATTCAGTCCTCGTGA